A section of the Macaca thibetana thibetana isolate TM-01 chromosome 10, ASM2454274v1, whole genome shotgun sequence genome encodes:
- the SOX10 gene encoding transcription factor SOX-10, with product MAEEQDLSEVELSPVGSEEPRCLSPGSAPSLGPDGGGGGGSGLRASPGPGELGKVKKEQQDGEADDDKFPVCIREAVSQVLSGYDWTLVPMPVRVNGASKSKPHVKRPMNAFMVWAQAARRKLADQYPHLHNAELSKTLGKLWRLLNESDKRPFIEEAERLRMQHKKDHPDYKYQPRRRKNGKAAQGEAECPGGEAEQGGTAAIQAHYKSAHLDHRHPGEGSPMSDGNPEHPSGQSHGPPTPPTTPKTELQSGKADPKRDGRSMGEGGKPHIDFGNVDIGEISHEVMSNMETFDVAELDQYLPPNGHPGHVGSYSAAGYGLGSALAVASGHSAWISKPPGVALPTVSPPGVDAKAQVKTETAGPQGPPHYTDQPSTSQIAYTSLSLPHYGSAFPSISRPQFDYSDHQPSGPYYGHSSQASGLYSAFSYMGPSQRPLYTAISDPSPSGPQSHSPTHWEQPVYTTLSRP from the exons ATGGCGGAGGAGCAGGACCTATCGGAGGTGGAGCTGAGCCCCGTAGGCTCGGAGGAGCCCCGCTGCCTGTCCCCGGGGAGCGCGCCCTCACTAGGGCccgacggcggcggcggcggcggatcGGGCCTGCGagccagcccagggcctggcgaGCTGGGCAAGGTCAAGAAGGAGCAGCAGGACGGAGAGGCGGACGATGACAAGTTCCCCGTGTGCATCCGCGAGGCCGTCAGCCAGGTGCTCAGCGGCTATGACTGGACGCTGGTGCCCATGCCCGTGCGCGTCAACGGCGCCAGCAAGAGCAAGCCGCACGTCAAGCGGCCCATGAACGCCTTCATGGTGTGGGCGCAGGCGGCGCGCAGGAAGCTCGCGGACCAGTACCCGCACCTGCACAACGCCGAGCTCAGCAAGACGCTGGGCAAGCTCTGGAG GCTGCTGAACGAAAGTGACAAGCGCCCCTTCATCGAGGAGGCTGAGCGGCTCCGTATGCAGCACAAGAAGGACCACCCGGACTACAAGTACCAACCCAGGCGGCGGAAGAACGGGAAGGCTGCCCAAGGCGAGGCAGAGTGTCCCGGTGGGGAGGCAGAGCAAGGTGGGACCGCCGCCATCCAGGCCCACTACAAGAGTGCCCACTTGGACCACCGGCACCCAGGAGAGGGCTCCCCCATGTCAGATGGGAACCCCGAGCACCCCTCAG GCCAGAGCCATGGCCCACCCACCCCTCCAACCACCCCAAAGACAGAGCTGCAGTCGGGCAAGGCAGACCCGAAGCGGGACGGGCGCTCCATGGGGGAGGGCGGGAAGCCTCACATCGATTTCGGCAATGTGGACATCGGTGAGATCAGCCACGAGGTAATGTCCAACATGGAGACCTTTGATGTGGCTGAGTTGGACCAGTACCTGCCGCCCAATGGGCACCCAGGCCACGTGGGCAGCTACTCAGCAGCTGGCTATGGGCTGGGCAGTGCCCTGGCTGTGGCCAGTGGACACTCCGCCTGGATCTCCAAGCCACCAGGCGTGGCTCTGCCCACGGTCTCACCACCTGGTGTGGATGCCAAAGCCCAGGTGAAGACAGAGACCGCGGGGCCCCAGGGGCCCCCGCACTACACCGACCAGCCATCCACCTCACAGATCGCCTACACCTCCCTCAGCCTGCCCCACTACGGCTCAGCCTTCCCCTCCATCTCCCGCCCCCAGTTTGACTACTCTGACCATCAGCCCTCAGGACCCTATTACGGCCATTCGAGCCAGGCCTCTGGCCTCTACTCGGCTTTCTCCTATATGGGGCCCTCACAGCGGCCCCTCTACACGGCCATCTCTGACCCCAGCCCCTCAGGGCCCCAGTCCCACAGCCCCACACACTGGGAGCAGCCAGTATATACGACACTGTCCCGACCCTAA